In Halopseudomonas nanhaiensis, a single window of DNA contains:
- a CDS encoding GGDEF domain-containing protein: METPYERFALSAWRGEFRDPAEERAYRKHVEPAAARHLRTSVTVWASLLLLFGSLDFLALGLSSGFVQLMAARGISAALLLLLAWRLKYNPHWATSGYAVTILEIVGFTLFFLIYFVRPDIIIWNIGVTLILLLCLYIFIPNRVVLSNVAAGFGIVGTLVCVRLTGADAAKIISLFILLCLPTTVGMIAALRLQMVQRRQFALHTEMVEINASLQEEIERREALEVELQKQATTDPLTGLFNRRQYELLFNRERERSRRLGTELSLCVLDLDHFKQINDLHGHDVGDQVLRHVAALFGQTLRQTDIIGRFGGEEFILLLPETSLEQSERLIDRLRQRLEGAPLETDEQTIRITATFGLTAVQDEDKTIEDIVKRADRALYLGKQSGRNRVVTADHGDQ, translated from the coding sequence TTGGAGACACCCTACGAACGATTCGCGCTGTCGGCCTGGCGCGGCGAGTTTCGGGACCCCGCTGAAGAGCGAGCCTACCGCAAGCACGTCGAACCGGCAGCAGCCAGACATCTGCGCACATCAGTCACGGTCTGGGCCTCCCTGTTGCTGCTGTTCGGATCACTCGACTTTCTTGCGTTGGGCTTGAGCAGTGGGTTTGTGCAGTTGATGGCGGCGCGTGGCATCAGTGCTGCTTTGTTGCTGCTGCTGGCCTGGCGGCTCAAATACAACCCGCACTGGGCCACGTCCGGCTACGCTGTGACGATTCTGGAAATTGTCGGATTCACGCTGTTCTTCCTCATCTACTTCGTACGGCCCGATATCATCATCTGGAACATCGGCGTCACGCTGATTCTTCTGCTGTGTCTGTATATCTTCATACCAAACCGCGTCGTGCTGTCCAATGTGGCCGCAGGATTCGGGATTGTTGGCACCCTGGTATGCGTCAGGCTCACTGGCGCCGACGCTGCCAAGATCATATCCCTGTTCATTCTGCTCTGCCTGCCAACCACGGTCGGCATGATTGCCGCCCTGCGTCTGCAGATGGTGCAGCGCCGCCAGTTCGCATTGCACACCGAAATGGTCGAAATCAACGCCTCGCTGCAAGAGGAGATAGAGCGGCGCGAAGCGCTGGAAGTCGAGTTACAGAAGCAGGCCACCACTGATCCCCTGACCGGGTTGTTCAACCGCCGTCAATATGAACTGCTGTTCAACCGGGAACGCGAGCGGAGCCGGCGCCTGGGTACTGAGTTGTCGCTCTGCGTGCTGGATCTCGACCACTTCAAGCAGATCAACGATCTGCACGGTCACGACGTGGGGGATCAGGTGCTGCGACACGTCGCAGCCCTGTTCGGGCAGACCCTGCGTCAGACCGACATCATCGGCCGGTTCGGTGGCGAAGAGTTCATTCTGCTGCTGCCCGAAACGAGTCTGGAACAGAGCGAGCGCCTGATCGATCGTCTGCGTCAGCGGCTCGAAGGCGCACCGCTGGAGACCGACGAGCAGACCATTCGTATCACCGCGACCTTTGGTTTGACCGCGGTTCAGGATGAGGACAAGACCATCGAAGACATCGTCAAGCGCGCCGACAGGGCTCTCTACCTGGGCAAGCAGAGCGGCAGAAACCGAGTGGTAACGGCAGACCATGGCGACCAGTGA
- a CDS encoding enoyl-CoA hydratase/isomerase family protein — protein MSGTQSPVLAEIRHRIGYLTLNRPEGLNALNLDMVRLLRAQLDLWLSDEDVRVVVLRASGDRAFSVGGDVRALYHSYLAGDKAAAETFFTEEYALDQLIHRYPKPVVALLDGYVLGGGMGLAQGALTIATQRSRLGMPETGIGFFPDVGASYFLSRLPGALGIYLGVTGTQLSAADARYAGLLDIVVDDDGLGAVEKALAGFNGSDQVFSMFEAQLHEMGLQPGYALQPLRPAIDRHFSAGDLRSIRDSLGKEQNPAWRDWAQQTLALMETRSPLAMAVTLELLRRGRQLHLEGCFALELYLDRQWFEHGDIAEGVRALLVDKDRQPRWRVPSIDLLEPGMVADFFEGFAP, from the coding sequence ATGAGTGGTACACAATCGCCAGTGCTTGCGGAAATTCGTCACCGCATCGGCTATCTGACGCTGAATCGTCCCGAAGGGCTGAACGCCCTGAATCTCGACATGGTGCGTCTGTTGCGGGCACAGCTGGATCTGTGGCTATCCGACGAGGACGTGCGAGTTGTGGTACTGCGTGCCAGTGGGGACCGGGCCTTCTCGGTCGGTGGCGACGTGCGAGCGCTTTACCATAGCTATCTGGCCGGGGATAAGGCCGCTGCAGAAACCTTCTTCACTGAAGAGTATGCCCTTGATCAGTTGATTCACCGGTATCCCAAACCGGTTGTAGCCTTGCTCGACGGTTATGTGCTCGGCGGTGGCATGGGTCTGGCACAGGGTGCTCTGACCATCGCTACGCAACGCTCGCGACTGGGGATGCCGGAAACCGGCATCGGCTTTTTCCCAGATGTTGGCGCCAGCTATTTTCTGTCGCGGCTGCCCGGGGCTCTCGGCATCTATCTGGGAGTGACCGGCACCCAACTGAGCGCTGCGGACGCCCGATATGCAGGGCTTCTCGATATTGTCGTGGACGACGACGGGCTGGGCGCCGTCGAGAAGGCGCTGGCCGGCTTCAATGGCTCGGACCAGGTATTTTCAATGTTTGAAGCCCAGTTGCACGAGATGGGGTTGCAGCCCGGGTATGCGTTGCAGCCGCTGCGGCCCGCTATTGATCGTCATTTTTCAGCTGGCGATCTGCGCAGCATCCGCGACTCACTCGGAAAGGAACAAAATCCCGCCTGGCGCGATTGGGCGCAGCAAACACTGGCACTTATGGAAACCCGTTCACCGCTTGCCATGGCTGTCACGCTCGAGCTGTTGCGGCGCGGCAGGCAGCTGCATCTCGAAGGCTGTTTTGCACTTGAGCTGTATCTGGACCGGCAATGGTTCGAGCACGGTGACATCGCCGAGGGGGTTCGCGCATTGCTGGTCGACAAGGACAGGCAACCGCGCTGGAGAGTGCCCAGCATCGACCTGCTGGAGCCGGGTATGGTTGCCGATTTCTTCGAAGGGTTCGCCCCCTAG
- the imuA gene encoding translesion DNA synthesis-associated protein ImuA, whose product MGSVVALETLLDERRVWRGQALAEPAGVQPTGHAVLDQALPAGGWPEAALSEILLPAEGVGELQLLWPTLARLTQARERIVLVAPPHIPFPWAWQVAGIDLRWMNIIRCSAREALWATEQCLRSGSCGAVVCWPERADDRSLRRLQVAAETGQTLAFAYRPVGEAVNASPAALRLVFDGPGQVRVLKCRGGLAPARSISLVAGR is encoded by the coding sequence ATGGGCTCGGTTGTCGCACTCGAAACGCTTTTGGATGAACGGCGCGTCTGGCGTGGTCAGGCGCTGGCCGAACCTGCCGGCGTACAGCCGACCGGTCATGCCGTGCTCGATCAGGCGCTCCCGGCGGGAGGCTGGCCCGAGGCAGCGCTGAGCGAGATTCTGCTGCCCGCTGAAGGTGTCGGTGAGCTTCAACTGCTGTGGCCTACGCTGGCGCGGCTGACGCAGGCCCGAGAGCGCATCGTTCTGGTAGCACCGCCGCATATCCCATTCCCCTGGGCCTGGCAGGTGGCCGGAATCGATCTGCGCTGGATGAACATCATTCGCTGCAGTGCTCGGGAGGCCCTCTGGGCCACCGAACAGTGTCTGCGCTCGGGCAGTTGCGGAGCGGTGGTGTGCTGGCCGGAAAGAGCCGATGACCGTTCATTGCGCCGATTGCAGGTAGCCGCCGAAACCGGTCAGACGCTGGCTTTTGCCTACCGTCCGGTTGGCGAAGCGGTGAATGCTTCTCCGGCAGCCCTGCGTCTGGTCTTCGATGGGCCAGGACAGGTACGGGTGCTCAAGTGCCGGGGTGGCCTGGCGCCGGCTCGCTCCATTTCGCTTGTAGCGGGGCGGTAA
- a CDS encoding Y-family DNA polymerase: MRWACILLPQLAMDAALRGREDPDAPLALITGPAQRRVLQAVNAAARELGLRPGQTLTAAHALTRSFSTAEYDVAQIDHWHRFLAAWAYRFSSHVSLDYPRALLLEVESSFSLFGPWPRFEARLREELTSLGFRHRIVVAPNPAAARFLTNVHDGLAVADRQTLGAILGSMPVSRCGFDRDTATAFERMGLRRFRQLLDLPRDSLARRFPREVLQHIDTLLGDRALVLGCYAPPDEFDQRIELNFDVESHQALLFPLRRLTGDLAAFLAGRDSGVQRFILSLEHREGPDSDVPVGLLGAERDPSMLFELARGRFEQLQIPGPTQALRLVARDLPAFVPEHRELFEERPQQSVPWEQLRERLRARLGDEAVQGVHALADYRPEAAWRMAAVGHVGKSAGLPPRPGWLLREPIVLHEFLPRVLAGPERIESGWWDGCDVRRDYYLVQTRDGQLAWAYSCVDQPGRLMLHGWFA, translated from the coding sequence ATGCGCTGGGCCTGTATTCTCCTGCCTCAATTGGCGATGGACGCCGCGCTGCGTGGCCGCGAGGATCCCGATGCCCCGCTGGCGCTGATTACCGGCCCGGCACAGCGCCGGGTGCTGCAGGCAGTCAACGCAGCTGCCCGTGAACTGGGTCTGCGACCGGGGCAGACGCTCACCGCGGCGCATGCGCTGACGCGCAGCTTCAGCACCGCCGAATACGACGTGGCGCAGATCGACCATTGGCACCGCTTTCTCGCCGCCTGGGCTTACCGGTTCAGTTCGCATGTAAGCCTGGATTATCCCCGTGCGCTGCTACTCGAGGTCGAGTCCAGTTTCAGCCTGTTTGGCCCCTGGCCGCGCTTCGAAGCGCGGTTGCGTGAAGAATTGACCAGCCTGGGGTTCCGTCACCGCATTGTTGTGGCGCCCAATCCGGCCGCTGCACGTTTTCTGACCAACGTACATGACGGGCTCGCCGTAGCGGATCGACAGACGCTCGGGGCGATCCTGGGCAGCATGCCGGTCTCGCGCTGCGGATTCGATCGCGACACGGCAACAGCTTTTGAGCGCATGGGGCTGCGACGCTTCAGGCAATTGCTGGACTTGCCGCGGGACAGCCTGGCTCGACGCTTTCCCCGAGAAGTCCTTCAGCATATCGATACCCTGCTGGGTGATCGCGCCCTGGTGCTCGGCTGTTATGCGCCCCCGGATGAATTCGACCAGCGCATCGAGCTCAATTTCGATGTGGAGTCCCATCAGGCATTGCTGTTTCCCTTGCGCCGCTTGACTGGTGATCTGGCGGCCTTTCTGGCTGGTCGGGACAGCGGCGTACAACGCTTCATCCTGTCACTGGAGCACCGGGAAGGCCCCGATAGTGATGTGCCGGTCGGTCTGCTCGGCGCCGAGCGCGATCCGTCCATGCTATTCGAATTGGCTCGAGGGCGCTTCGAACAGTTGCAGATTCCCGGCCCGACTCAGGCGTTGCGGCTGGTGGCCCGTGACCTGCCGGCCTTTGTTCCGGAGCACCGCGAACTGTTCGAGGAGCGTCCGCAGCAGTCGGTGCCCTGGGAACAACTGCGTGAACGGTTGCGAGCGCGGCTGGGTGACGAGGCGGTGCAGGGCGTTCATGCCCTGGCTGACTATCGACCCGAAGCCGCATGGCGCATGGCCGCAGTCGGACATGTCGGCAAATCGGCCGGGCTGCCGCCACGACCGGGCTGGCTGCTGCGCGAGCCCATCGTCCTGCACGAGTTTCTTCCGCGTGTGCTGGCCGGACCTGAGCGTATCGAGTCTGGCTGGTGGGATGGGTGCGACGTGCGCCGCGACTATTACCTGGTACAAACCCGCGACGGCCAGTTGGCCTGGGCCTATAGCTGCGTCGACCAGCCGGGGCGACTGATGTTGCATGGGTGGTTCGCATGA
- a CDS encoding zinc-binding dehydrogenase gives MSRQAKAVVCREWGQPVQVETITVDGPKRGEVTIKVAACGVCHSDHSATTGKIQYPPPLVLGHEAAGVVVEVGEGVTELKEGDYVVSTFITMCGKCRNCVRGRPVLCENARKSLVTLPDGTVRTHGKDGEDLNVFGACGVMAEYATMHVDNCVKIEEGVPMSSAALVGCAVITGVGSVFNTAQLEPGSRAVVFGIGGVGLNVIQGCVTAGAEMVIAVDTNESKLEMAKEFGATHTINIKDVEDVSKAIKKLSGGGVDYAFECVGNGKVVEQAYKALGRAGTVVVVGVADMQDKTSFNTFSLPADERTIKGSWLGSARPQYDFPKILNLYKANRLKLDELVTKTYSIDDAPQAFQDMLDGKNARGVIVFE, from the coding sequence ATGAGCCGTCAGGCAAAAGCCGTGGTTTGCCGTGAATGGGGTCAGCCCGTTCAGGTAGAGACCATCACCGTCGATGGGCCCAAGCGGGGTGAAGTCACCATCAAGGTCGCTGCATGTGGTGTGTGCCACAGCGATCATTCGGCAACGACCGGCAAGATTCAGTACCCACCGCCGCTGGTTCTGGGCCATGAAGCCGCCGGTGTGGTGGTGGAAGTCGGCGAGGGCGTGACCGAGTTGAAGGAAGGCGACTACGTCGTCAGTACCTTCATCACCATGTGCGGCAAATGCCGTAACTGTGTTCGCGGCCGCCCGGTCCTCTGTGAAAATGCTCGCAAGTCTCTGGTTACTCTGCCCGATGGCACGGTTCGCACCCACGGCAAGGATGGCGAAGACCTCAACGTGTTCGGTGCCTGCGGCGTAATGGCAGAATACGCGACCATGCACGTGGACAACTGTGTGAAGATCGAGGAAGGCGTGCCCATGTCCAGCGCAGCGCTGGTTGGCTGCGCAGTGATTACCGGCGTCGGTTCGGTGTTCAACACTGCACAGCTTGAGCCCGGTTCGCGAGCCGTGGTGTTCGGCATCGGCGGTGTGGGTCTGAACGTGATCCAGGGTTGCGTCACTGCCGGGGCCGAAATGGTCATTGCCGTGGACACCAACGAGTCGAAACTGGAAATGGCCAAGGAGTTCGGCGCCACCCACACCATTAACATCAAGGATGTGGAAGACGTCAGCAAGGCGATCAAGAAGCTCAGCGGTGGTGGTGTCGACTACGCGTTCGAATGTGTGGGTAACGGCAAGGTCGTCGAGCAGGCCTACAAGGCACTGGGCCGCGCCGGCACGGTCGTTGTCGTCGGCGTGGCAGACATGCAGGACAAGACCTCCTTCAATACCTTTTCGCTGCCGGCTGACGAGCGCACCATCAAGGGTAGCTGGCTGGGTTCGGCACGGCCGCAGTACGATTTCCCAAAGATTCTCAATCTGTACAAGGCCAATCGTCTCAAGCTTGACGAGCTGGTGACCAAGACCTACAGCATCGACGACGCTCCCCAGGCGTTCCAGGACATGCTGGACGGCAAGAACGCCCGGGGCGTGATCGTTTTCGAATAA
- a CDS encoding GGDEF domain-containing protein, translating to MQPMSELQSGAAVPQPAPTNEPPPMASWRISGWSGEFVDRQIEQEYLFKHRGLIARQLITALLIWAALLLLFAIPDYQALGPVPIFWSSLTVRGATCLLIGALAIFVYRDPIRATQARWITALELIAVLLFMPVYLLRPDIASWIVTLTMIMLIALFIYLPNRVPAVLGVSLFMAAATVVTLDQVRPKSAGEMAAVFLLLLVPIGIGWAAALRTQVLQRKQYAMWRQAQQANEALSREMEERARLQEALVRQATTDPLTGLNNRRQYEALFTTELARAQRKGNALALCIIDLDHFKQVNDTWGHSAGDQVLRSVAQLCRDNFRTIDILGRLGGEEFVVLLPDTDLATATRIAERFIETLSAAPIPVGGQAIQITATAGVVQRRADEAQLESLVQRADKALYEGKHAGRNRVVAG from the coding sequence ATGCAACCAATGAGTGAGCTGCAGTCCGGAGCAGCGGTGCCGCAACCAGCGCCGACCAATGAACCGCCCCCGATGGCTTCCTGGCGCATCAGCGGATGGTCGGGCGAGTTCGTTGATCGCCAGATCGAGCAGGAGTACCTGTTCAAGCACCGCGGACTGATTGCCCGGCAGTTGATCACCGCGCTGCTGATCTGGGCCGCGCTTCTACTGCTTTTCGCCATCCCCGACTATCAGGCGCTCGGTCCCGTGCCGATATTCTGGTCGAGCCTGACCGTGCGCGGCGCTACCTGTCTGTTGATCGGGGCACTGGCCATCTTCGTGTACCGTGATCCGATCCGGGCGACCCAGGCGCGGTGGATAACTGCACTGGAGCTCATCGCGGTATTGCTGTTCATGCCGGTTTACCTGCTGCGCCCGGACATTGCGTCATGGATCGTGACGTTGACCATGATCATGCTCATCGCGTTGTTCATATACCTGCCCAATCGCGTCCCGGCTGTGCTTGGGGTGTCACTGTTCATGGCGGCCGCGACAGTGGTGACGCTGGATCAGGTCCGTCCGAAATCCGCTGGGGAAATGGCAGCCGTGTTTCTGCTGTTGCTGGTGCCTATCGGCATTGGCTGGGCTGCGGCGTTGCGTACCCAGGTGCTCCAGCGCAAACAGTATGCAATGTGGCGCCAGGCGCAGCAGGCCAATGAGGCGCTGAGCCGGGAGATGGAGGAGCGCGCGCGGTTGCAGGAGGCTCTGGTCAGGCAGGCGACCACCGATCCGCTGACCGGTCTGAACAATCGCCGTCAGTACGAGGCGTTGTTTACTACGGAGTTGGCCCGTGCTCAGCGCAAGGGTAATGCACTGGCGTTGTGCATCATCGATCTTGATCATTTCAAGCAGGTGAACGACACCTGGGGCCATTCGGCCGGCGACCAGGTGCTGCGCAGCGTCGCACAGCTGTGCAGAGACAACTTTCGAACGATCGATATTCTCGGCCGTCTGGGAGGAGAGGAGTTTGTCGTGCTGCTGCCCGATACCGATCTGGCCACGGCAACCCGAATTGCCGAGCGTTTCATCGAAACCCTCTCAGCCGCGCCGATACCCGTTGGCGGGCAGGCTATTCAGATCACGGCCACAGCAGGTGTGGTGCAACGTCGGGCGGACGAAGCGCAGCTCGAATCTCTGGTCCAGCGCGCCGACAAGGCGTTGTACGAAGGTAAACACGCCGGACGGAATCGGGTTGTAGCGGGGTGA
- a CDS encoding error-prone DNA polymerase, whose amino-acid sequence MSGYAELHCLSNFSFQRGASSAEELFKRAAQHGYRALGITDECTLSGIVRAWQASKETGVPLIIGSEMRIEHGPRLVLLVENIDGYHSLCRLITLARRRTVKGEYRVLREDLDGACKGLMALWLPDSPDDDATGEWLRDLFGVRLWLAIELHCGADDAERLRGLQTLAQRLGLPAVASGDVHMHARGRRALQDTMTAIRHHCTVAEAGYRLYANGERHLRSIDRLSGIYPPELLAETLRIAKRCQFDLGQLKYQYPHELVPVGHSPSSWLRELTEQGARWRWSEGITEQAREQIEKELSLIAEMGYESYFLTVHDIVRYAREQAILCQGRGSAANSAVCYALGITEIDPSRSSLLFERFLSKERNEPPDIDVDFEHDRREEVIQYIFRRYGRQRAALTAVVSSYHAAGALRDVGKALGLPPDQINALAKCAGKWTDRLPSPERLIEAGFDPESPILHRVMVLAGELVGFPRHLSQHPGGFVISEQPLETLVPVENAAMADRTIIQWDKDDLDLVGLLKVDILALGMLSAIRRTFDLVRDYRGRELTLATIPAKDSATFDMIGKADTVGVFQIESRAQMAMLPRMKPRTFYDLVIQVAIVRPGPIQGDMVHPYLRRRNGEEPISYPSDALKRVFERTLGVPLFQEQVMALAIVAADYTPGEADQLRRSMAAWKRHGGLEPHKLRLTEGMLRNGYTLEFAEKIFEQIRGFGSYGFPESHAASFALLTYASCWLKCHEPVAFACALINSWPMGFYSPDQILQDLRRHNLETLAVDVRYSDWDCSLEPGQGEQPALRMGLRMIRGLREEAGRSIESARQDGPYQSVADLDRRAGLDARSRELLADADALRGLAGHRHQARWATAGIEPQLALFEGIDSPTEAAVALPVPSVAEDMQADYATVGTTLGPHPLALLRPQLAARRCRSSRELSDIEHGRYIRVAGLAIGRQRPGTATGVIFVTLEDEFGMVNVIVWADLGERQRKELIGSRLLEIHGRLETKEGVTHLIAGRLVDLTPMLIGLDVRSRDFR is encoded by the coding sequence ATGAGCGGTTACGCTGAATTGCACTGTCTGTCGAATTTCAGCTTCCAGCGTGGCGCATCGAGTGCCGAGGAGCTGTTCAAACGCGCCGCTCAGCACGGTTACCGCGCTCTGGGCATAACCGATGAATGCACTTTGAGCGGCATCGTGCGCGCCTGGCAGGCGTCAAAGGAAACAGGCGTGCCGCTGATCATCGGCAGTGAAATGCGTATCGAGCACGGGCCCAGGCTGGTCCTGCTGGTGGAAAACATCGACGGTTACCACAGTCTCTGCCGCCTGATTACCCTGGCTCGCCGGCGCACGGTCAAGGGTGAGTATCGGGTGCTGCGCGAAGACCTGGACGGTGCGTGCAAGGGTCTGATGGCCCTGTGGTTGCCCGATTCGCCGGACGATGATGCGACCGGTGAATGGCTCAGGGACCTGTTCGGTGTCCGGTTGTGGCTCGCCATTGAATTGCATTGTGGAGCGGATGACGCCGAGCGTTTGCGTGGCTTGCAGACGCTGGCGCAGCGTCTGGGGCTGCCGGCTGTCGCCAGTGGTGATGTCCATATGCACGCGCGCGGCCGCCGTGCCCTGCAGGACACCATGACCGCCATTCGTCATCACTGCACAGTGGCCGAAGCCGGCTACCGGCTGTATGCCAATGGTGAACGACATCTACGCAGCATCGACAGACTCTCGGGCATCTATCCCCCGGAGCTGCTCGCAGAAACCCTGCGCATTGCCAAGCGCTGCCAGTTCGATCTTGGCCAGCTCAAGTATCAGTATCCGCATGAGCTGGTCCCGGTTGGCCACAGCCCCAGTAGCTGGCTGCGTGAGCTGACTGAGCAGGGTGCGCGCTGGCGCTGGTCAGAGGGGATCACCGAACAGGCTCGGGAACAGATCGAGAAGGAGCTGAGCCTGATCGCCGAGATGGGTTATGAAAGCTACTTTCTCACCGTGCATGACATCGTGCGCTACGCCCGCGAGCAGGCGATTCTGTGTCAGGGTCGCGGTTCCGCGGCCAATTCCGCTGTGTGCTACGCACTGGGCATCACCGAGATCGACCCGTCACGTTCGAGCCTGTTGTTCGAGCGCTTTCTGTCCAAGGAACGTAACGAGCCGCCGGATATCGACGTCGACTTCGAGCATGACCGCCGTGAAGAGGTCATTCAGTACATCTTCCGCCGCTACGGTCGACAACGCGCTGCACTGACGGCGGTGGTCAGCAGTTATCACGCTGCCGGTGCGCTGCGCGATGTGGGCAAGGCACTGGGCCTGCCACCTGATCAGATCAACGCCCTGGCCAAGTGTGCAGGTAAATGGACCGACCGTTTGCCTTCACCGGAGCGCTTGATCGAGGCCGGGTTTGATCCGGAAAGTCCTATCCTGCATCGGGTCATGGTGCTTGCAGGGGAGCTGGTCGGCTTTCCCCGGCACCTGTCGCAACATCCCGGTGGATTCGTGATTTCCGAACAACCACTGGAAACCCTGGTGCCGGTGGAAAATGCGGCAATGGCCGATCGCACCATCATCCAGTGGGACAAGGATGACCTGGACCTGGTCGGCCTGCTCAAGGTGGATATTCTCGCCCTGGGCATGCTCAGCGCCATCCGTCGTACGTTCGATCTGGTTCGCGATTACCGAGGACGCGAGTTGACGCTGGCGACCATCCCCGCTAAGGACTCGGCAACCTTCGACATGATTGGCAAGGCCGATACCGTTGGGGTATTCCAGATCGAGTCGCGAGCGCAGATGGCCATGCTTCCGCGGATGAAGCCGCGAACCTTCTACGATCTGGTCATCCAGGTCGCGATTGTGCGGCCCGGGCCTATACAGGGCGACATGGTGCATCCGTATCTGCGTCGTCGAAATGGCGAAGAGCCAATCAGCTATCCCTCCGACGCCCTGAAACGCGTGTTCGAACGAACGCTGGGCGTGCCACTGTTCCAGGAGCAGGTGATGGCGTTGGCAATCGTGGCTGCCGATTACACGCCAGGGGAGGCTGATCAGCTGCGTCGCTCGATGGCCGCCTGGAAGCGCCACGGCGGGTTGGAGCCGCACAAGCTGCGGTTGACCGAAGGCATGCTCAGAAACGGCTACACGCTGGAGTTTGCAGAAAAGATCTTCGAACAGATACGTGGGTTCGGCAGTTACGGCTTCCCTGAGTCACACGCGGCAAGCTTCGCCCTGCTGACCTATGCCAGTTGCTGGCTCAAGTGTCATGAACCGGTGGCCTTCGCCTGCGCCCTCATAAACAGCTGGCCAATGGGCTTCTACAGTCCTGACCAGATTCTTCAGGATTTGCGCCGGCACAACCTCGAGACATTGGCGGTCGATGTGCGATACAGCGACTGGGACTGCTCGCTGGAGCCCGGGCAGGGCGAGCAACCTGCCTTGCGCATGGGGCTGCGGATGATAAGGGGGCTGCGCGAGGAGGCTGGTCGTAGTATCGAAAGTGCGCGCCAGGATGGCCCATACCAGAGCGTCGCAGACCTGGATCGGCGGGCGGGGCTCGACGCACGTAGCCGGGAATTGCTTGCCGACGCCGATGCTCTGCGCGGGTTGGCCGGGCATCGGCATCAGGCCCGCTGGGCCACGGCCGGTATCGAGCCGCAGCTGGCACTGTTCGAGGGCATCGATTCGCCGACCGAAGCGGCTGTCGCACTGCCGGTACCCAGCGTGGCGGAAGATATGCAGGCTGACTACGCGACCGTGGGCACGACGCTGGGTCCTCATCCTCTCGCACTGTTGCGTCCGCAACTCGCGGCAAGGCGCTGCCGAAGTTCGCGCGAACTGTCCGACATCGAACATGGGCGCTATATCCGGGTTGCCGGTCTGGCGATTGGCCGACAGCGCCCGGGCACCGCCACGGGCGTCATCTTCGTCACGCTGGAAGATGAGTTCGGTATGGTCAACGTCATCGTCTGGGCTGATCTGGGGGAGCGCCAGCGCAAGGAGCTGATCGGTTCACGTCTGCTCGAGATTCATGGTCGACTGGAAACGAAGGAGGGCGTCACCCACCTGATCGCCGGGCGTCTGGTCGATCTGACGCCCATGCTGATTGGGCTGGATGTGCGCAGCCGGGACTTTCGCTAG
- a CDS encoding substrate-binding periplasmic protein has product MSFFRFLLPALIAALVPLPSLAQVREVNDEAARFMSADVWPWAYLDERGQPAGLLHTLAERLTEVAGVPLHNRILPHQRLRHEFRLGHGDFTVLFENPTLDDFATPLGEVLRSNMFLVAPADSTGTLSFEALAGRPVGYIRGTYYGEVFEEDQGMIKIATHNLDQALQMLAAGRLDAFLSSDVLLYHTFLAQGIDPSHFRIRVYTSGLAGHLYMQRMASRPDYGPKLRAALDTLRESGELEEIFRVPLVSEPMQR; this is encoded by the coding sequence ATGTCTTTTTTCCGGTTCCTTCTTCCCGCCCTGATCGCCGCACTGGTACCTCTGCCAAGCCTGGCTCAGGTGCGCGAGGTGAACGACGAGGCGGCGCGCTTCATGTCGGCCGATGTGTGGCCCTGGGCCTACCTCGATGAGCGAGGCCAACCGGCCGGGTTGCTGCACACCCTGGCCGAGCGGTTGACCGAAGTGGCCGGGGTTCCGTTGCACAACCGTATCCTGCCGCATCAGCGCTTGCGTCACGAGTTTCGCCTGGGACACGGCGATTTCACCGTGCTGTTCGAAAACCCCACTCTGGATGACTTCGCCACCCCGTTGGGCGAAGTGCTGCGCAGCAACATGTTTCTGGTCGCGCCGGCAGACTCCACCGGTACGCTGTCCTTCGAGGCACTTGCAGGCCGACCGGTCGGGTACATCCGCGGGACCTATTACGGCGAAGTCTTCGAGGAAGATCAGGGCATGATCAAGATTGCCACGCACAATCTCGATCAGGCGCTGCAGATGCTCGCTGCGGGCCGGCTTGACGCGTTCCTGAGTAGCGACGTATTGCTCTATCACACCTTTCTTGCACAGGGCATCGACCCTTCGCATTTCCGCATACGGGTCTATACCAGCGGGCTCGCCGGGCATCTTTACATGCAGCGTATGGCCTCGCGGCCGGACTACGGGCCGAAACTGCGCGCCGCGCTGGATACCCTGCGCGAGTCAGGTGAACTGGAAGAGATCTTCCGCGTACCGCTCGTCAGTGAGCCCATGCAGCGCTGA